The following proteins are co-located in the Tolypothrix sp. NIES-4075 genome:
- a CDS encoding CHAT domain-containing protein gives MSPLISIIIVNYNRQNYLGEAIASVLGQTWQDLELLIWDDGSTDKSVAIARKYAEQDRRVRVVKAPSLGIAAARQAAALQTTGEYIGWLDSDDLLAPTALTETAAILVRNPKMGFVYTDYYDINESGKVTSYGHRCSIPYSFERLLVDFMTFHFRLVRRSFFEQVKGFQGSPDLAEDYDLCLRLSEVASVGRVRKPLYYYRTHPGNITQERRLEMLLLSQRVIAEALKRRGLAQKYQIDVELPAGRFLLRKSSLLGAEAQRYKEYAQDFIQAAFQPLGYIFRFRQSSETKCSVRTASATKEAISEILSLRYRYPENDRIWLVAGKSFICLSILPLFATMSAGLASAQQIIPAADGTNTIVTPNGNRLDISGGKTSGDGANLFHSFQEFGISREQIANFQANPVLQNILGRVTGGNPSVINGLIQVTGGSPNLFLLNPAGFVFGANASLNVPGAFTATTANGIGFGNLWFDAIATNNYTAMVGQPTGFAFTTNQPGAIINAGNLGVGTSQNLTLLGGTVINTGQLSASGGQIVVSSVPGQSWVRLSQPGNILSLEIQPLSNQSNSTIPVASLPELLTVGNTGLTANSDGTVQLINSNLKIPTSPGTTIVSGSVDVSGSTGGRVNVLGQQVAVVGANINASGSTNGGTVLIGGDYQGKGTIPNASQTYVDANSVINADSRLNGNGGRVIVWGSDRTQFFGNISARGGVNAGDGGFVEVSGKNFLTFQGYVDTSASNGNFGTLLLDPSTLTIIDAPNGSGSFDSTAGNITFGQPDNGANTVSWGALSLASNINLQATGNITINSITGATPGVTTPGIATLNGGNFSLSSQSGSVIFANPTDTIRNAGGNINISGASLSLGNLSTTGNFTTSGNVTLSASGNINAGNIIAVGNGYNSGNINVTSTVGGITLNQLDTSNDGNTTGTVTLTGAGNILTNTINSSSNNASNSGTGGAVIATTSGGNITTGAINSSVVKIEGGDFTGTGGAISLTARDNITVLDAIDASATATEVDGTATVTGGNVSLETTNSAGSIINFSSINTQGTTDIGGTIQGGNIQVLTNGLVQGTGTGNTIATGGGTVTIQHDGGEDNVPFTVGNATVNGTAGNINAGVNSIPADSLPFPVLANGGSVTIGNPAGITINSVNTPPTLTTNSTLSNNAQAGVAFPFTFTANTSDVNLDNTSIVLDAIQAGTLRRGNTVLNPGDILIPGETLNYTSPSNATGAINAFTVRASDRVSSSSLQQVGLNIPPPPPPPPPPPPPPPPPPPPPPPPPPTPDPCTVQCENNPVKRDNRVSITTIPNEGNRSLLDTNPTPEDKFTSSVATQLGIPIPNLKTLDEGKEIAQNIEKATGVKPAFVYISFVPVEITPLSVSGNKQLNTTAQNSEQLELVMVTATGNPIRKRIPEATKAKVLKIAEEFRNQIVIPRNRRTNGYLPFSQQLYRWIISPLEADLQARGIDNLVFLPDVGLRSTPMAALHNGKGFLVEKYSIGLMPSLTLTNTLYTDIKKSQLLAMGVSQSTQGQTPLPAVPVELSTLVFKLWQGKLFLNKQATLDNLRAIRRQQPFGIIHMATHADFNTGTLSNSYIQLWEDKLRLNQIRKLGFNEPQVEMLVLSACRTALGDEQAEIGFAGLAVLAGVKTSVASLWAVNDAGSAALMTKFYESLKTARIRAEALREAQVAMAKGEIYLKNGQIQGLGQVGGLPLPADSIQPDGPLSHPYYWAAFTMVGNPW, from the coding sequence ATGTCGCCACTAATCTCAATTATCATCGTCAACTATAATCGGCAAAATTATCTGGGGGAAGCGATCGCTAGCGTCTTAGGGCAGACATGGCAAGACTTGGAGTTGCTAATTTGGGATGATGGTTCTACAGATAAATCAGTAGCGATCGCACGCAAGTATGCTGAACAAGATCGGCGAGTACGGGTAGTAAAAGCACCATCATTAGGCATTGCGGCAGCGCGTCAAGCAGCAGCTTTGCAAACGACGGGAGAATACATTGGTTGGTTAGATAGCGACGATTTGCTGGCTCCTACTGCTTTAACAGAAACGGCAGCTATACTTGTACGCAATCCAAAAATGGGTTTTGTTTATACTGATTATTATGATATAAATGAAAGTGGTAAAGTTACCAGTTACGGTCATCGCTGTTCGATTCCCTACTCTTTTGAACGGCTGTTGGTAGACTTTATGACTTTTCATTTTCGCTTAGTTCGGCGATCGTTTTTCGAGCAAGTCAAAGGTTTTCAGGGTTCACCGGATCTCGCTGAAGATTACGATTTATGTCTGCGACTCTCTGAAGTTGCTTCTGTCGGACGGGTGAGAAAGCCACTTTATTATTATCGGACTCATCCAGGGAATATTACGCAAGAGCGTAGATTGGAAATGCTTCTATTATCCCAGCGGGTAATTGCTGAAGCGTTAAAGCGGCGGGGACTTGCTCAGAAATATCAAATTGATGTAGAATTGCCTGCGGGTAGATTTTTGTTAAGGAAAAGCTCACTTCTAGGCGCAGAGGCGCAAAGGTATAAAGAGTATGCTCAAGATTTTATTCAAGCTGCTTTTCAACCTTTGGGTTATATTTTTCGATTTAGACAAAGTTCTGAAACGAAGTGTAGTGTTCGCACAGCGTCTGCGACAAAAGAAGCAATCTCTGAGATTCTTTCGCTTCGCTACCGCTACCCTGAGAATGACAGAATATGGTTAGTTGCGGGTAAATCCTTTATTTGTCTAAGTATTCTTCCCCTATTCGCAACGATGAGTGCAGGATTAGCTTCAGCGCAACAAATTATTCCCGCTGCGGATGGAACAAATACGATTGTGACACCTAACGGAAATAGACTTGATATTAGTGGTGGTAAGACTTCTGGTGATGGAGCAAATTTGTTTCACAGCTTTCAAGAGTTTGGCATTTCACGAGAACAAATCGCTAATTTTCAGGCTAATCCAGTTTTGCAAAATATTCTCGGTCGAGTTACAGGGGGTAATCCTTCAGTTATTAATGGTTTGATTCAGGTGACGGGTGGAAGTCCTAATTTATTTTTGCTGAATCCAGCAGGATTTGTGTTTGGTGCAAATGCTAGTTTAAATGTTCCTGGTGCTTTTACGGCAACGACGGCAAACGGTATTGGGTTTGGGAATCTTTGGTTTGATGCGATCGCCACAAATAACTATACTGCAATGGTAGGACAACCTACTGGATTCGCTTTTACGACTAATCAACCAGGTGCAATTATTAATGCTGGTAATTTAGGGGTGGGGACAAGTCAAAATTTAACTTTATTGGGTGGTACGGTAATTAATACTGGGCAGCTTTCCGCATCAGGGGGACAAATCGTCGTTTCGTCGGTGCCTGGGCAAAGTTGGGTGCGTTTGAGTCAACCGGGAAATATTTTAAGTTTAGAAATTCAGCCTTTGAGCAATCAATCAAACTCGACTATTCCCGTCGCTTCTTTACCAGAATTGCTCACTGTCGGGAATACTGGCTTAACTGCTAATTCTGATGGTACTGTACAACTAATAAATTCAAACCTGAAAATTCCAACTTCCCCAGGTACAACTATTGTATCTGGTTCAGTTGATGTATCTGGTTCCACGGGGGGTAGAGTCAATGTTTTGGGTCAGCAAGTAGCTGTGGTAGGAGCGAATATTAACGCCTCTGGCAGTACTAATGGTGGTACGGTGTTAATTGGTGGCGATTATCAAGGTAAGGGAACAATTCCCAATGCAAGTCAGACTTATGTTGATGCTAATTCTGTAATTAATGCTGATAGTAGATTGAATGGCAATGGCGGACGTGTTATTGTTTGGGGTAGCGATCGCACTCAGTTTTTTGGTAATATATCTGCTCGCGGTGGGGTTAATGCTGGTGACGGTGGTTTTGTAGAAGTATCGGGAAAAAATTTCTTAACTTTTCAGGGTTATGTTGATACTTCTGCGTCTAACGGTAATTTTGGTACTTTATTATTAGACCCCAGCACATTAACTATTATCGATGCGCCTAATGGTAGTGGTAGTTTTGATAGTACGGCTGGTAATATTACTTTTGGACAACCTGATAATGGGGCGAATACCGTATCTTGGGGTGCTTTAAGTTTAGCTAGCAATATCAACTTACAAGCTACTGGAAATATTACCATCAATTCCATTACCGGAGCTACCCCCGGAGTAACTACCCCAGGTATAGCGACATTGAACGGTGGAAATTTCAGCTTGTCTTCCCAAAGCGGTTCTGTTATCTTTGCTAATCCCACTGATACTATCAGAAACGCTGGGGGAAACATCAATATTTCTGGAGCAAGTTTATCTCTGGGAAATCTCAGCACAACTGGTAATTTTACCACTAGCGGTAATGTAACTTTGTCTGCAAGCGGCAATATCAATGCAGGTAATATAATTGCCGTCGGAAATGGATATAATTCTGGCAATATTAATGTTACCAGCACCGTCGGTGGAATTACTCTCAATCAGCTTGACACTAGCAATGATGGTAACACAACTGGAACAGTAACTTTAACTGGCGCAGGCAATATCTTGACTAATACGATTAATTCCTCTTCTAATAACGCTTCTAATTCGGGTACAGGTGGCGCTGTCATCGCCACGACCAGCGGTGGTAATATCACCACAGGAGCAATAAACTCGTCTGTAGTCAAGATTGAAGGAGGGGATTTTACAGGTACAGGTGGGGCAATTAGCTTAACTGCCAGAGATAATATTACTGTCCTTGATGCGATTGATGCCTCAGCAACGGCTACTGAAGTTGATGGTACTGCAACAGTAACAGGTGGGAATGTCAGCCTAGAAACTACCAATTCTGCTGGTAGCATAATTAATTTTAGCAGCATTAATACTCAAGGGACGACTGACATTGGCGGTACTATCCAAGGTGGTAATATCCAAGTGCTGACAAACGGACTTGTTCAAGGTACAGGAACTGGTAATACGATCGCCACTGGTGGAGGAACTGTTACAATTCAACATGATGGCGGAGAAGATAATGTACCATTTACCGTGGGGAATGCAACTGTTAATGGTACAGCAGGAAATATTAATGCGGGGGTAAACTCTATACCTGCCGATAGTCTTCCTTTTCCAGTTTTAGCTAATGGTGGATCTGTTACTATTGGTAATCCTGCGGGGATTACAATTAATTCTGTTAACACCCCACCAACATTAACGACAAACTCGACGCTATCAAATAATGCTCAAGCTGGTGTTGCTTTTCCTTTTACTTTTACGGCAAACACCAGCGATGTCAATCTTGATAACACTTCTATCGTGCTTGATGCAATTCAAGCTGGAACATTAAGGCGAGGTAACACCGTTTTAAATCCTGGGGATATCTTAATTCCAGGCGAGACTCTTAATTATACCTCACCAAGTAATGCAACTGGAGCAATTAATGCTTTCACAGTTCGAGCAAGCGATCGCGTTTCTTCTTCTTCACTTCAACAAGTAGGACTTAATATTCCTCCTCCACCTCCTCCACCACCTCCACCACCTCCACCACCTCCACCACCACCTCCTCCTCCACCTCCTCCACCTCCAACTCCTGACCCCTGCACAGTTCAATGCGAAAATAACCCCGTTAAGCGAGATAACCGTGTTTCTATCACCACCATCCCCAATGAGGGTAATCGATCGCTACTTGATACCAATCCGACTCCGGAAGATAAGTTTACCAGTAGCGTTGCGACTCAGTTGGGTATTCCCATTCCCAACCTGAAAACATTGGATGAAGGTAAAGAAATTGCTCAAAATATTGAAAAAGCTACTGGTGTCAAACCTGCATTTGTCTACATCAGCTTTGTTCCTGTAGAAATTACTCCTTTATCTGTTTCCGGTAATAAACAGTTAAATACTACAGCACAGAACAGCGAGCAACTCGAATTAGTCATGGTGACAGCAACCGGAAATCCTATCCGCAAAAGGATACCCGAAGCGACAAAAGCCAAAGTTCTCAAAATAGCTGAGGAATTTCGCAACCAAATCGTCATTCCCCGAAATCGTCGCACCAACGGTTATTTACCTTTCTCACAGCAACTTTATCGCTGGATAATTTCCCCATTAGAAGCAGATTTACAAGCACGAGGTATCGACAATCTAGTTTTTCTCCCAGATGTTGGTTTACGTTCTACCCCGATGGCGGCTTTACACAATGGTAAAGGATTTTTGGTAGAAAAATACAGTATTGGCTTGATGCCGAGTCTCACTTTAACCAACACTCTCTACACCGACATCAAAAAATCTCAACTTTTAGCGATGGGAGTTTCTCAAAGTACTCAAGGACAAACACCTTTACCAGCAGTTCCGGTTGAATTATCAACCTTAGTATTTAAGCTTTGGCAAGGGAAATTATTTCTCAATAAGCAAGCGACTTTAGATAATCTTAGAGCTATCCGTCGTCAACAACCATTTGGAATTATTCACATGGCAACCCATGCTGATTTTAACACGGGTACGCTGAGTAATTCATATATTCAACTGTGGGAAGACAAATTACGCTTAAACCAAATTCGGAAATTAGGCTTTAATGAACCTCAAGTAGAAATGTTGGTCTTAAGTGCTTGTAGAACAGCTTTGGGAGATGAACAGGCAGAAATTGGATTTGCTGGGTTAGCAGTGCTGGCAGGTGTGAAAACGAGTGTTGCGAGTTTGTGGGCAGTCAATGATGCTGGTTCTGCCGCTTTGATGACGAAATTTTACGAAAGCTTGAAAACCGCGAGAATTCGTGCAGAAGCTTTAAGAGAAGCTCAAGTAGCGATGGCAAAAGGAGAGATTTACTTAAAAAACGGGCAAATACAAGGTTTAGGACAAGTTGGAGGTTTACCCTTACCCGCTGATAGTATCCAGCCTGATGGACCATTATCCCATCCTTATTATTGGGCAGCATTTACAATGGTTGGCAATCCTTGGTGA
- a CDS encoding CHASE2 domain-containing serine/threonine-protein kinase — protein MFVLRSFFKQPAIISSAIATVLLFGIQRLGMLEPIELKVFDQMIQIRGNLVRDPRILVVAVTEKDLQKLQKWPLSGEILDNLFTKLEQYQPRVIGLDIFRDLRVEPGHDKLLQHIQKSDRIISVCQHSDSANPPISPPAGTQPEQVGFSDVVGDKDDIIRRNLLLIKPESTSPCATPYSFGLQVALHYLGNIQAKFSANKELQIGNTIFKRLQNDSGGYQKVDAGGYQILLNYRSANPVKQVTVSEVLANQINPALIKDKIVLIGSSAPSLKDIFNTPYSANLQDNQKMPGVVLQAQMVSQILSAVVNKQPLFWFFPEWGEVVWIWVWSLAGGFIAWRIQHPLRLTLASGVIIVLLLGTNYIIFTQAGWIPVVSPTLGLLVATASVVAYNAFCYKREQEKIARQIQEQERTIKLLQALLQEDGNTDNETIAIPRFQKDALLNQRYKVIEPLGSGGFGKTYLAEDTQRPGNPQCVVKHLQPARQDKEFLDVARRLFKTEGEILELLGKSDRIPQLLAYFEENQQFYLVQQFIPGHSLSEEIKSGKRLSEAKVLELLQDVLQVLVFVHSHHVIHRDIKPANLIRRQQDNRLVLIDFGAVKQIQSQQIEDNQSIAIGTAGYAPPEQLLGHPRLNSDLYALGMIGIEALTGIPGRQFQRNPHGELVFKSDSHTDAVIWYKLDNINEKLATILDKMVAYDFIQRYQSASEVLQSLEKVLLPLM, from the coding sequence ATGTTTGTATTGAGAAGTTTTTTCAAACAGCCAGCGATTATTTCTAGTGCGATCGCTACAGTATTACTGTTTGGGATTCAGCGGTTAGGAATGCTAGAACCGATAGAATTGAAGGTTTTTGACCAGATGATTCAAATCCGGGGCAATCTGGTGCGCGATCCTCGCATCTTAGTTGTAGCAGTAACTGAAAAAGATTTGCAAAAGTTACAAAAATGGCCCTTATCAGGAGAAATTCTTGATAACCTGTTTACTAAATTAGAACAATATCAACCTAGAGTAATTGGTTTAGATATCTTTCGCGACTTGCGGGTAGAACCTGGTCATGATAAATTATTGCAACATATACAGAAGAGCGATCGCATTATTTCTGTCTGCCAACATTCTGATTCCGCAAATCCCCCCATATCACCACCAGCAGGAACACAACCAGAGCAAGTAGGATTTAGCGATGTCGTCGGGGATAAAGATGATATTATTCGCCGAAATCTACTACTTATAAAACCAGAATCTACCTCACCTTGTGCAACTCCTTACTCTTTTGGGTTACAAGTAGCATTGCACTACCTGGGAAACATTCAAGCAAAATTTTCGGCGAATAAAGAACTGCAAATTGGTAATACTATATTTAAACGGTTACAAAATGACTCTGGAGGTTATCAGAAAGTAGATGCAGGTGGGTATCAAATTTTGCTAAATTACCGCTCTGCGAACCCTGTCAAACAAGTTACTGTTAGCGAAGTGCTAGCAAATCAAATAAATCCAGCCTTAATAAAAGATAAAATCGTTCTTATTGGCTCAAGCGCACCCAGTCTTAAAGATATTTTTAACACACCCTATAGCGCCAATCTACAAGATAACCAAAAAATGCCTGGAGTTGTCTTGCAAGCGCAAATGGTGAGTCAGATTCTCAGCGCTGTCGTCAACAAACAACCTTTATTTTGGTTTTTCCCAGAGTGGGGTGAAGTTGTTTGGATATGGGTGTGGAGTTTAGCGGGAGGATTTATCGCATGGCGAATTCAACATCCACTGCGTTTGACGCTTGCCAGTGGAGTCATTATAGTTTTATTGTTAGGCACTAATTATATCATATTTACCCAAGCCGGATGGATTCCGGTAGTATCTCCCACGCTAGGTTTGTTAGTAGCGACAGCAAGTGTCGTTGCTTATAACGCATTTTGCTACAAACGAGAGCAAGAAAAAATCGCACGACAAATTCAAGAGCAAGAAAGAACCATCAAGTTATTGCAAGCGCTTTTGCAGGAGGATGGAAATACAGATAATGAGACGATAGCAATTCCTCGATTCCAAAAAGACGCTTTACTCAATCAACGCTACAAAGTTATTGAACCCTTAGGTTCTGGAGGATTTGGGAAAACTTACTTAGCTGAAGATACTCAGCGTCCAGGTAATCCGCAATGTGTAGTTAAGCACTTGCAACCAGCTCGTCAAGATAAAGAATTTTTAGATGTTGCTAGACGTTTATTTAAAACTGAAGGAGAAATTTTAGAACTTTTGGGTAAGAGCGATCGCATTCCCCAACTTTTAGCTTATTTTGAAGAAAATCAACAATTTTATTTAGTGCAACAATTTATTCCCGGACATTCTCTCAGCGAAGAAATTAAATCTGGTAAACGTTTATCAGAAGCGAAAGTTCTTGAGTTACTCCAAGATGTTTTGCAAGTGCTGGTTTTCGTTCACAGTCATCATGTCATCCATCGAGATATCAAACCGGCTAATCTCATCAGACGACAACAAGATAATCGTTTAGTTTTAATTGATTTTGGTGCTGTCAAGCAGATTCAATCTCAACAAATTGAAGATAATCAATCGATTGCAATTGGTACTGCTGGTTACGCACCTCCAGAACAATTGTTAGGACATCCCAGACTAAATAGCGATCTTTATGCTTTGGGAATGATTGGAATTGAAGCGTTAACTGGAATACCTGGGAGACAATTTCAAAGAAATCCGCATGGAGAATTAGTTTTCAAAAGTGATTCACATACCGATGCAGTAATTTGGTATAAGCTAGATAATATTAATGAAAAATTAGCTACTATCTTAGATAAGATGGTAGCTTACGACTTTATCCAAAGATATCAGTCAGCATCAGAGGTTTTACAGAGTTTGGAGAAGGTTTTATTGCCTTTGATGTAG
- a CDS encoding DUF928 domain-containing protein, with protein MKKIFSMRYLSVFLALALSVSFSKVLLAQTQSAYDQYMQLGYAATAQRNYSGAFNYFKQALQQRPGDKYANTAINNIQGYIKNRRQATLSFVSSIGRPGRRESAASRSASCLETGLPPTPLTPKTDPQLTTAAYPSFFVYVPQNSAQALEFVLQDNTSNQELYKTTLKPSKQSGVVRVSFPNNANLPSLQNSKEYAWSFSVVCDTENRDKDIEVTGLIQRIQTDPNLAIQLQKAQPRERAALYATSGIWQDTLTTVADLRRTNPNDLGVKTDWEDLLKSVGLEQIAKAPLL; from the coding sequence ATGAAAAAAATATTCTCGATGAGATATCTGTCTGTATTCTTGGCATTAGCGCTATCTGTTAGCTTTAGCAAAGTTTTGCTTGCTCAAACACAGTCAGCTTACGACCAGTATATGCAACTTGGTTACGCCGCAACTGCTCAAAGAAATTATTCAGGTGCTTTCAATTATTTTAAGCAAGCATTACAGCAACGTCCTGGAGATAAATATGCGAATACAGCAATAAATAACATTCAAGGTTATATTAAAAATCGTCGTCAAGCTACTCTCAGCTTTGTTTCTAGTATAGGGCGTCCTGGTAGACGCGAATCAGCAGCATCACGGTCAGCATCTTGTCTAGAAACAGGACTTCCTCCCACTCCTCTGACACCAAAAACAGATCCGCAACTAACAACAGCAGCTTATCCAAGTTTCTTTGTTTATGTTCCGCAAAACTCTGCACAAGCGTTAGAGTTTGTTTTACAAGATAATACCAGCAATCAGGAACTGTATAAAACAACTTTGAAGCCTAGCAAACAATCTGGTGTTGTTCGTGTCAGTTTCCCGAATAATGCAAATTTACCATCTTTACAAAATAGTAAAGAGTACGCTTGGAGTTTCTCGGTAGTTTGCGATACTGAAAATCGTGATAAAGATATAGAAGTAACAGGTTTAATTCAACGCATCCAGACCGATCCAAATTTAGCAATTCAATTACAAAAAGCACAGCCAAGAGAGCGTGCTGCTTTATATGCAACATCCGGAATTTGGCAAGATACTTTAACAACTGTAGCAGATTTACGACGCACCAATCCTAACGATTTAGGAGTTAAAACTGATTGGGAAGATTTGTTGAAATCAGTCGGTTTAGAACAAATTGCCAAAGCACCTTTATTGTAG
- a CDS encoding UDP-N-acetylmuramoyl-L-alanyl-D-glutamate--2,6-diaminopimelate ligase, with product MKLRELLTGVEGIGQLPEHSAMDVEVKNLKTNSHACGVGDLFIGMPGTRVDGGEFWQSAIASGAVAAIISPQAAEKNPPTSECVITALDMTKACAQIAAAFYNYPGQKLKLVGMTGTNGKTTTTHLIEYLLHKANKNTALMGTLYTRWAGFEQTAVHTTPFAVELQQQLASALNAGNEFGVMEVSSHALAQGRVMGCQFEVGVFSNLTQDHLDYHTDMEDYFAAKALLFNSDYLIGRAIINSDDVYGKRLIASLNSDKVWSYSVNDSTADLWMSDLNYQPNGISGTMHTPHGDVAFQSPLVGQYNLENLLAAVGAVLHLGVDLQLIASVIPEFPGVPGRMERVQITSEQEISVIVDYAHTPDSLENLLKASRPFIPGKMICVFGCGGDRDRTKRPKMGKIAAELADVAVVTSDNPRTEDPERILADVLAGIPDTINPIVICDRATAIRTAILQAQPGDGVLLAGKGHEDYQILGTEKIHFDDREHACDALQERMGNR from the coding sequence ATGAAACTGCGTGAATTATTAACGGGTGTAGAGGGAATTGGACAATTACCTGAACATTCAGCGATGGATGTAGAGGTGAAGAATTTGAAGACGAATTCTCACGCTTGTGGTGTGGGAGATTTGTTTATCGGTATGCCGGGAACACGAGTTGATGGTGGGGAGTTTTGGCAAAGTGCGATCGCATCTGGTGCTGTTGCTGCTATTATCTCACCTCAGGCGGCTGAAAAAAATCCTCCCACAAGTGAGTGTGTGATTACAGCTTTGGATATGACTAAGGCTTGTGCCCAAATTGCGGCAGCTTTTTACAATTATCCTGGGCAAAAACTCAAGCTGGTGGGGATGACGGGTACGAATGGCAAAACTACCACTACTCATCTGATTGAATATTTGCTGCACAAGGCAAATAAAAATACGGCTTTGATGGGAACTCTCTACACTCGTTGGGCAGGTTTTGAGCAAACTGCTGTCCACACTACGCCGTTTGCGGTCGAGTTGCAGCAGCAGCTGGCGTCCGCTTTAAATGCTGGTAATGAGTTTGGGGTGATGGAAGTTAGTTCTCATGCTTTGGCGCAGGGTAGAGTGATGGGTTGTCAATTTGAGGTGGGTGTGTTTAGCAATCTCACTCAAGACCATCTTGACTATCACACGGATATGGAGGATTATTTCGCGGCGAAGGCACTACTTTTCAATTCTGATTATCTCATAGGAAGAGCGATTATTAACAGCGATGATGTTTATGGAAAGCGATTAATTGCCTCTTTGAATTCAGATAAAGTTTGGAGTTACAGCGTTAACGATTCTACGGCTGATTTGTGGATGAGTGATTTAAATTATCAGCCTAACGGTATAAGTGGTACAATGCATACACCTCATGGTGATGTTGCTTTTCAATCGCCTTTAGTCGGTCAATATAATTTAGAAAATCTCCTAGCGGCGGTAGGTGCAGTTTTACACTTAGGTGTGGATTTGCAATTAATTGCTTCTGTTATACCTGAGTTTCCGGGAGTTCCCGGACGGATGGAACGAGTGCAAATTACTTCTGAGCAAGAAATTAGCGTGATTGTCGATTATGCTCACACTCCCGATAGTTTGGAGAATTTGCTGAAAGCCTCACGTCCGTTTATTCCTGGGAAGATGATTTGCGTTTTTGGTTGCGGAGGCGATCGCGATCGCACTAAACGTCCGAAAATGGGTAAAATCGCCGCCGAGCTAGCTGATGTAGCGGTTGTGACATCAGATAATCCCCGGACGGAAGACCCAGAACGAATTTTAGCAGATGTTTTGGCAGGAATTCCTGATACAATTAATCCGATAGTTATATGCGATCGCGCTACTGCCATTCGCACCGCAATTTTACAAGCTCAACCCGGAGACGGTGTATTACTAGCAGGTAAAGGTCACGAAGACTATCAAATTCTCGGCACCGAAAAAATCCACTTTGACGACCGAGAACACGCTTGCGACGCTTTACAAGAAAGAATGGGTAATAGGTAA
- a CDS encoding glutaredoxin family protein, with translation MRLILYSKPGCHLCEGLQEKLEQIVETRNFASLQLEIRDIMTRDEWFAAYQYEVPVLFVTNRRDAESAEEERREEMIPRPSPRATVPQLEKMLRKYL, from the coding sequence ATGCGATTAATTTTATACAGTAAACCTGGTTGCCATTTATGCGAGGGGTTGCAGGAAAAGTTAGAACAAATCGTAGAGACGCGAAATTTCGCGTCTCTACAACTGGAAATTCGCGATATTATGACTCGTGATGAGTGGTTTGCTGCATATCAGTATGAGGTGCCGGTGCTTTTTGTAACGAACCGCAGAGACGCAGAGTCAGCAGAGGAAGAGAGAAGGGAGGAGATGATACCTCGTCCTTCGCCGCGTGCAACGGTGCCACAATTGGAAAAAATGCTCCGGAAGTATTTGTAG